One part of the Mangrovibacillus cuniculi genome encodes these proteins:
- the citZ gene encoding citrate synthase — protein sequence MTATRGLEGIVATTSSISSIIDDTLTYVGYDIDTLTENASFEEVIYLLWNRTLPTLEQLEAFKKELASNASLPEQVIQHFRTYPINDVHPMAALRTAVSLLGLYDEEADVMEKNANVRKAIRLQAKLPTLVTAFARIRKGLEPVAPKPELGFAANFLYMLTGKEPEAIAVEAFDKALVLHADHELNASTFTARVCVATLSDVYSGVTSAIGALKGPLHGGANEQVMKMLSEIGSLENVEPYIREKLANKEKIMGFGHRVYRKGDPRAKHLRAMSEKLTSLTGEPHWYEMSVKIEEIFTAEKKLPPNVDFYSASVYHSLGIDHDLFTPIFAVSRVSGWLAHILEQYDNNRLIRPRADYNGPGIQTFVPIQER from the coding sequence ATGACAGCAACAAGAGGTTTAGAAGGGATTGTAGCAACTACTTCGTCAATCAGTTCCATTATTGATGATACTCTTACATATGTAGGGTATGACATCGACACATTAACAGAAAATGCTTCTTTTGAGGAAGTCATTTATTTATTATGGAATCGTACACTTCCTACCTTAGAACAACTTGAGGCATTTAAAAAAGAATTAGCTTCTAATGCATCCTTACCTGAACAAGTAATTCAACATTTTAGAACGTATCCTATTAATGATGTTCATCCGATGGCTGCGTTACGTACGGCAGTTTCTTTACTTGGACTATATGATGAAGAAGCGGACGTAATGGAGAAAAATGCAAATGTACGAAAAGCAATTCGTTTACAAGCGAAACTGCCAACTTTAGTTACGGCATTTGCTCGTATCCGTAAAGGATTAGAGCCTGTAGCACCTAAACCAGAATTAGGTTTTGCTGCCAACTTCTTATACATGTTAACAGGTAAAGAACCTGAAGCAATTGCTGTAGAAGCATTTGATAAAGCATTAGTACTTCATGCCGATCATGAATTAAATGCATCTACCTTCACTGCGCGTGTTTGTGTTGCTACTCTATCAGATGTCTACTCGGGTGTTACTTCCGCAATTGGAGCTCTAAAAGGTCCATTACACGGTGGAGCAAATGAGCAAGTAATGAAGATGCTTTCTGAAATTGGTTCTCTAGAAAATGTAGAGCCTTACATTCGTGAGAAATTAGCAAACAAAGAAAAAATAATGGGCTTCGGTCATCGTGTATATCGTAAAGGTGATCCACGTGCAAAACATCTAAGAGCTATGTCAGAAAAATTGACAAGCCTAACTGGTGAGCCGCATTGGTATGAGATGTCAGTGAAGATTGAAGAAATCTTTACAGCAGAGAAAAAACTTCCACCAAATGTGGACTTCTACTCAGCTTCTGTATATCACAGCCTAGGTATTGATCACGATCTATTTACACCAATCTTCGCAGTAAGCCGAGTGTCTGGATGGTTAGCACACATCTTGGAGCAATATGATAATAATCGTCTAATTCGTCCTCGTGCAGACTACAATGGACCAGGTATTCAGACATTCGTTCCAATTCAAGAACGTTAA
- the pyk gene encoding pyruvate kinase has translation MRKAKIVGTIGPASESIEMLTKLFEAGLNVTRLNFSHGDFEEHGARIINIREAAKATGKNVAILLDTKGPEIRTHSMVNGGFDLVAGTKTIVSMTEVEGTPEKFSISYEGLIDDVEVGSKILLDDGLIGLEVTEIDKANGEIHTLVMNTGTLKNKKGVNVPGVSVKLPGITEKDAADIKFGIEQGVDFIAASFVRRASDVLEIRQLLEENNATHIQIIPKIENQEGVDNIDEILEVSDGLMVARGDLGVEIPAEEVPLVQKMLIKKCNVLGKPVITATQMLDSMQRNPRPTRAEASDVANAIFDGTDAIMLSGETAAGSYPLESVATMSSIATRAEQALNHTNLLSDRSRSTEPSLTDAVAQSVAHTALNLNVAAVVTPTESGHTARMISKYRPKAPIIAVTANESVSRRLALVWGVYPTVGQETSTTDEMLAMAVEQAEKTDVVCQGDTIIITAGVPVGESGTTNMMKIHVIGDSILKAQGVGRRSAYGRVVVAKTAEEANSQVKTGDILVTVGTDKDMMPALEKCAAIITEEGGLTSHAAVVGINLGVPVIVGADQATSVLKTGQEITVNAPRGIVYNGRASVL, from the coding sequence ATGAGAAAAGCAAAGATTGTCGGTACTATTGGACCAGCTAGTGAAAGCATTGAAATGTTAACAAAGTTATTTGAAGCGGGGTTAAACGTAACACGCTTAAACTTCTCACATGGTGATTTCGAAGAGCATGGTGCTCGTATTATTAACATCCGTGAAGCTGCAAAAGCAACGGGTAAGAACGTTGCAATCCTTCTTGATACAAAAGGACCGGAAATCCGTACGCATAGCATGGTAAACGGTGGATTTGACCTTGTTGCAGGTACGAAAACAATCGTATCAATGACGGAAGTGGAAGGAACTCCTGAAAAGTTCTCTATCTCTTATGAAGGTTTAATTGACGATGTAGAAGTAGGATCTAAAATCTTACTTGATGACGGTCTAATTGGACTTGAAGTAACAGAAATTGATAAAGCAAACGGAGAAATCCACACACTTGTAATGAACACAGGAACACTTAAAAACAAAAAAGGTGTTAACGTTCCAGGCGTATCTGTAAAACTTCCTGGTATTACAGAAAAAGACGCTGCTGATATCAAGTTTGGTATCGAGCAAGGTGTTGATTTCATTGCTGCATCTTTCGTTCGCCGTGCATCTGACGTGTTGGAAATCCGTCAACTATTGGAAGAAAACAATGCTACTCATATTCAAATCATCCCTAAGATCGAAAACCAAGAAGGTGTGGATAACATCGATGAGATCTTAGAAGTATCCGACGGCTTAATGGTAGCTCGTGGAGATCTTGGAGTAGAAATCCCAGCAGAAGAAGTACCTCTAGTACAAAAAATGCTTATCAAAAAGTGTAACGTATTAGGTAAACCAGTAATCACCGCTACACAAATGTTAGATTCTATGCAACGTAACCCTCGTCCTACTCGTGCAGAAGCGTCTGACGTAGCGAACGCAATCTTTGATGGTACAGATGCAATTATGTTATCTGGTGAAACAGCAGCAGGTTCATATCCTCTAGAATCCGTAGCAACAATGTCTAGCATTGCAACACGTGCGGAACAAGCTTTGAACCATACAAACCTGCTTTCAGACCGTAGCCGTTCTACTGAACCAAGCTTAACAGATGCAGTAGCTCAATCTGTTGCTCACACAGCGTTAAATCTTAACGTTGCTGCTGTTGTAACACCTACAGAAAGCGGTCATACAGCTCGTATGATTTCTAAGTATCGTCCTAAAGCTCCAATCATTGCTGTAACAGCTAATGAATCCGTATCACGTCGTCTTGCACTTGTTTGGGGAGTATACCCAACTGTTGGACAAGAAACTAGTACTACTGATGAAATGTTAGCTATGGCTGTTGAGCAAGCTGAAAAAACAGATGTAGTTTGCCAAGGTGATACAATTATTATCACAGCTGGAGTACCAGTTGGTGAGTCTGGTACAACAAACATGATGAAAATCCATGTAATTGGTGACAGCATTCTTAAAGCACAAGGTGTAGGTCGTCGCTCTGCATACGGTCGCGTAGTAGTGGCAAAAACTGCTGAAGAAGCGAACAGCCAAGTAAAAACTGGTGACATTCTAGTAACTGTTGGAACAGACAAAGACATGATGCCTGCTTTAGAGAAATGTGCAGCAATCATCACAGAAGAAGGCGGATTAACAAGTCATGCTGCCGTAGTAGGAATTAACTTAGGGGTTCCTGTTATCGTAGGTGCTGACCAAGCAACTTCTGTATTAAAAACAGGTCAAGAGATCACAGTAAACGCACCACGAGGAATCGTTTATAACGGTCGTGCGAGCGTACTATAA
- the accD gene encoding acetyl-CoA carboxylase, carboxyltransferase subunit beta produces MLKDLFVKSKKKKYATIPSEAAKHDVPEGIMTKCPSCKKIMYSKELKKNEKVCLSCGYHHPMSSRERIDSFVDAHSFEELYGDYTSSNPLGFPDYEDKVRKDQQKTGINEAVVVGSARLGGNPLMIAVMDSRFRMGSMGSVVGEKITLAVEEAEKRSIPFIIFTASGGARMQEGVLSLMQMAKTSVALQSFGQKGNLFISIMTHPTTGGVSASFASLGDMNFAEPGALIGFAGRRVIEQTVREELPEDFQTAEFLLKHGQLDAVIPRTELKETISNIVSMHTGGVNHG; encoded by the coding sequence GTGCTAAAAGATTTATTTGTGAAATCTAAGAAAAAGAAATATGCTACGATCCCTTCAGAAGCAGCTAAGCACGATGTTCCAGAAGGTATTATGACGAAATGCCCTTCTTGTAAAAAAATTATGTATTCTAAAGAACTAAAGAAAAACGAGAAGGTTTGTTTGAGCTGTGGCTATCATCATCCGATGTCTTCACGTGAAAGAATAGATTCTTTTGTAGATGCCCATTCCTTTGAAGAATTATACGGAGACTATACCTCCAGCAATCCTTTAGGGTTCCCTGATTATGAAGACAAGGTACGAAAAGACCAACAAAAAACAGGTATTAACGAAGCGGTAGTAGTTGGTTCAGCTAGATTAGGTGGGAACCCTTTGATGATTGCAGTAATGGATAGTCGATTTAGAATGGGAAGTATGGGTTCTGTTGTTGGAGAGAAAATCACACTTGCTGTAGAAGAAGCAGAAAAAAGATCTATACCTTTTATTATTTTTACTGCTTCCGGCGGTGCTAGAATGCAAGAAGGTGTCTTATCTTTAATGCAGATGGCTAAAACAAGTGTTGCCTTACAATCTTTTGGCCAAAAAGGAAATCTCTTTATATCTATAATGACTCATCCAACTACTGGTGGTGTGTCTGCAAGTTTTGCTTCTTTAGGTGATATGAATTTCGCTGAGCCAGGAGCATTGATTGGTTTTGCTGGTCGTCGTGTTATCGAGCAAACGGTTCGAGAAGAATTACCAGAGGACTTTCAAACGGCTGAATTTCTGTTAAAACATGGACAACTTGATGCGGTTATTCCTAGGACAGAATTAAAGGAGACCATCTCTAATATAGTATCCATGCACACAGGGGGAGTAAACCATGGTTAG
- a CDS encoding NAD(P)-dependent malic enzyme, with product MSLREEALHMHRVNRGKLESKSKVEVRNAQDLSLAYSPGVAEPCKAIHDKPESVYEYTMKGNMVAVVSDGTAVLGLGNIGPEAALPVMEGKAVLFKSFAGVDAFPICLGTTDVEEIIRTVKLLEPTFGGVNLEDIAAPNCFEIEERLKKETNIPIFHDDQHGTAIVTVAGLMNALKLVDKSLSEIKVVANGAGAAGIAIIKLLYRYGVRDIIMCDTKGAIYEGRPTGMNATKAEVATYTNRSKVDGTLADVIQDADVFIGVSVAGALTKEMVASMKEDAIIFAMANPVPEIMPEEAKEAGAKVIGTGRSDFPNQVNNVLAFPGIFRGALDVRATHINEKMKQAAVEAIASLITTEELSEDYVIPAPFDPRVAPAVAAAVAKAAMETGVARLKVDPEEIREKTMNLSLIGKSDSESGA from the coding sequence ATGTCATTACGTGAAGAAGCATTACATATGCACAGAGTAAACAGAGGAAAGCTAGAATCAAAATCAAAGGTAGAAGTTCGTAATGCGCAGGATTTAAGCTTAGCGTATTCACCTGGTGTTGCAGAACCTTGTAAAGCAATCCATGATAAGCCTGAATCTGTATATGAATATACAATGAAAGGAAATATGGTTGCTGTAGTCTCTGATGGGACAGCGGTATTAGGATTAGGGAATATTGGTCCTGAGGCAGCACTTCCAGTAATGGAGGGAAAAGCAGTTCTATTTAAGAGTTTTGCTGGTGTAGATGCATTTCCGATCTGTCTAGGCACTACGGATGTAGAAGAGATTATCCGTACTGTGAAATTATTAGAACCAACATTCGGAGGCGTTAACTTAGAGGATATTGCTGCTCCTAACTGCTTTGAGATTGAAGAGAGACTTAAAAAGGAAACGAATATACCAATATTCCATGATGATCAACACGGTACGGCTATCGTGACGGTTGCTGGATTAATGAACGCTTTAAAATTAGTTGATAAATCCTTATCAGAAATTAAAGTAGTAGCTAACGGTGCAGGAGCTGCAGGTATTGCTATTATCAAATTATTATATCGTTATGGCGTTAGAGATATTATTATGTGTGACACGAAAGGTGCCATCTATGAAGGTAGGCCAACCGGTATGAATGCAACAAAAGCGGAAGTGGCAACTTACACAAATCGTTCAAAAGTTGATGGTACTCTTGCGGATGTTATCCAAGATGCAGATGTTTTTATTGGGGTATCCGTTGCTGGTGCCCTTACAAAAGAAATGGTTGCTTCCATGAAAGAAGATGCCATTATTTTTGCTATGGCTAACCCAGTTCCAGAAATCATGCCAGAAGAAGCGAAAGAAGCAGGAGCAAAGGTGATTGGAACAGGACGTTCAGATTTTCCTAACCAAGTAAATAATGTTCTAGCGTTCCCAGGAATCTTCCGCGGAGCACTAGATGTTCGTGCAACGCATATCAATGAAAAAATGAAACAGGCTGCTGTAGAAGCAATAGCAAGCTTAATCACCACGGAAGAATTGAGTGAGGATTATGTAATTCCTGCACCTTTTGATCCTCGTGTTGCACCTGCAGTAGCAGCGGCAGTGGCTAAAGCAGCAATGGAAACAGGGGTTGCTAGATTAAAAGTAGATCCTGAAGAAATTCGAGAAAAAACAATGAATTTATCTTTAATTGGAAAGAGTGATAGTGAAAGTGGCGCTTGA
- a CDS encoding FxsA family protein: MRYLLPFLIIIPALEIWVLLLAGTNIGVMNTILLIIATGVLGAYLAKQQGKKTWIALQQSIASGQQPADYIVDGLCVLVGGVLLLTPGFITDFIGFYLLLPVTRKTLKKPIYTFFRNRMQNGNTIIINGNKRW; this comes from the coding sequence ATGAGATATTTACTACCATTTTTAATTATTATTCCTGCATTGGAAATTTGGGTGTTATTACTAGCGGGGACAAACATTGGCGTTATGAATACCATTTTACTAATTATTGCTACCGGAGTATTGGGTGCTTACTTGGCCAAACAACAAGGTAAAAAAACATGGATAGCCTTGCAACAATCAATTGCTTCTGGACAACAACCTGCTGACTATATAGTAGATGGTTTATGTGTATTAGTAGGTGGAGTACTTCTATTAACTCCTGGATTTATCACAGACTTCATAGGGTTTTATTTATTGTTACCAGTAACAAGGAAAACATTAAAGAAGCCAATATACACTTTTTTTAGAAATAGAATGCAAAATGGAAACACGATTATTATAAATGGAAATAAAAGGTGGTGA
- the ytvI gene encoding sporulation integral membrane protein YtvI, whose protein sequence is MNTVVLQRLGRLILVVGGFLLLLYLFFWSAKLAYPFYIALGIAFLVNPVVTYLQEKQKLPRTLSVIVVLCFLGFSLIGILFFLITEIVEGANVLSHMVPVHIETLVNSIEDWIMNTVIPFFKQMFNQINVLSATDDQSLNDQLRNLSNQVIAQASQFTQGFLQKLPSLFAWIPNVATVFIFAILATFFISKDWYTYSRKVHRWIPVKAKSGTMQVVTDLRKAFFGFIRAQLTLVSITGFIVLVGLLILRVEYVFTIALISAIVDILPYLGTGILFVPWIIYSFIMGNISLGIGLSVLYVIIVVQRQIMEPKILSSSIGLDPLATLIAVFVGFQLFGFLGLVAGPVVLVLFSSLRRANVFGNVWSYIYHGSNIR, encoded by the coding sequence ATGAATACAGTTGTTCTACAACGCCTTGGTAGATTAATTCTTGTTGTAGGGGGATTCCTACTACTCTTATATCTATTCTTTTGGAGCGCAAAACTTGCATATCCTTTTTATATCGCACTAGGAATAGCGTTTTTGGTAAATCCTGTCGTGACATACTTACAAGAAAAACAAAAACTACCGAGAACGTTATCTGTCATAGTAGTTCTTTGCTTTTTAGGTTTTTCACTTATTGGGATACTATTTTTTCTTATAACTGAAATTGTAGAAGGTGCAAATGTTCTTTCTCATATGGTACCTGTCCATATAGAGACACTCGTAAATTCTATAGAAGATTGGATTATGAACACCGTCATACCCTTTTTCAAACAAATGTTTAATCAAATTAACGTTTTATCTGCTACTGATGACCAATCTCTCAATGACCAACTAAGAAATTTAAGCAACCAGGTAATTGCTCAAGCAAGCCAATTCACTCAAGGTTTCTTGCAAAAATTACCTAGTCTATTTGCTTGGATCCCTAATGTGGCTACCGTTTTTATCTTCGCCATACTTGCTACTTTTTTTATTAGTAAAGATTGGTACACTTACTCAAGAAAAGTACATAGATGGATACCTGTAAAGGCGAAAAGTGGAACGATGCAAGTAGTGACAGATTTGAGGAAAGCGTTTTTCGGTTTCATCCGTGCTCAATTAACATTGGTTTCGATTACTGGTTTTATCGTGTTGGTAGGCCTACTAATTCTAAGGGTGGAGTACGTCTTTACAATCGCTCTAATTAGTGCAATTGTTGATATTTTACCTTATTTAGGAACTGGAATTTTATTCGTTCCTTGGATTATCTACTCATTTATTATGGGAAACATCTCACTGGGGATAGGGTTATCTGTTTTATATGTAATTATTGTTGTTCAAAGACAAATTATGGAGCCTAAGATATTATCTTCTAGTATTGGCCTTGATCCATTAGCAACATTAATTGCTGTCTTTGTCGGTTTTCAATTGTTTGGTTTTTTGGGTCTTGTAGCTGGGCCTGTTGTATTAGTCCTATTTAGTTCTTTAAGGAGAGCAAATGTTTTTGGAAATGTATGGAGCTACATCTATCATGGTTCTAATATTAGGTGA
- the accA gene encoding acetyl-CoA carboxylase carboxyl transferase subunit alpha, which yields MVSTLEYEKPIIELKQKIDELKHFTSESDVDLTAEIKRLEERLTKLQEEVYASMKPWDRVQVARHAERPTTLDYIQLLMEDFVELHGDRLYGDDEAIVSGIARFDGRPVTIIGHQRGKDTKENIRRNFGMPHPEGYRKALRLMKQAEKFNRPVICFIDTKGAYPGKAAEERGQSEAIARNLYEMAGLTIPVICVVIGEGGSGGALALGVGNHLHMLENSTYSVISPEGAAAILWKDASKAKVAAETMKITAPDLKQLGIIDEIIPEVRGGAHLDVKRQAEYMREVLRASLAQLISMSKQELVQHRYEKFKKIGAYQSE from the coding sequence ATGGTTAGTACATTAGAATATGAAAAGCCAATTATAGAATTAAAACAAAAAATAGATGAATTAAAGCATTTTACTTCGGAAAGTGATGTTGATCTCACAGCAGAGATTAAGAGGTTAGAAGAGAGATTAACAAAGCTTCAAGAAGAAGTTTATGCATCGATGAAACCATGGGATAGGGTACAAGTTGCAAGACACGCAGAACGTCCTACTACACTTGATTATATTCAATTGTTAATGGAAGATTTTGTGGAATTACATGGTGACCGTTTGTACGGAGATGACGAGGCAATAGTGAGTGGAATTGCACGATTTGATGGTAGACCTGTTACAATTATTGGACATCAGCGTGGTAAAGACACAAAAGAGAATATTAGACGTAACTTCGGAATGCCGCATCCTGAAGGTTACCGTAAAGCGCTTCGGTTAATGAAACAAGCGGAAAAATTTAATAGACCTGTTATCTGCTTTATTGATACAAAGGGAGCATATCCGGGTAAAGCTGCAGAAGAGCGTGGACAGTCAGAAGCGATTGCAAGAAATTTGTATGAAATGGCTGGTCTGACCATTCCTGTCATCTGTGTTGTTATTGGTGAAGGAGGAAGTGGTGGAGCATTAGCCTTAGGTGTTGGAAACCATTTGCATATGTTGGAAAACTCCACGTATTCCGTCATCTCTCCAGAAGGCGCAGCAGCGATTTTATGGAAAGATGCATCAAAAGCAAAAGTAGCTGCAGAAACGATGAAGATCACTGCTCCAGATTTAAAGCAACTTGGAATTATTGATGAAATTATTCCAGAAGTACGCGGTGGAGCGCACTTGGATGTTAAAAGACAAGCGGAGTATATGAGAGAAGTACTTCGTGCATCATTAGCTCAATTAATCTCCATGTCAAAACAAGAGCTTGTACAACATCGTTACGAGAAATTCAAAAAGATCGGTGCATATCAAAGCGAATAG
- the icd gene encoding NADP-dependent isocitrate dehydrogenase, which translates to MTQAEKISVSNGVLNVPNNPIVPFIEGDGIGPDIWAASQRVLDAAVEKAYDGERKIEWKEVLAGEKAFNQTGEWLPEATLDAVREYFIAIKGPLTTPVGGGIRSLNVALRQELDLFTCLRPVRYFQGVPSPIKRPEDTDMVIFRENTEDIYAGIEYAKGSEEVAKLISFLQEEMGVKKIRFPETSGIGIKPVSEEGTSRLVRAAINYAIKEGRKSVTLVHKGNIMKFTEGAFKNWGYELAEKEFGDQVFTWAQYDRIKEEQGTDAANTAQAEAEAAGKIIVKDSIADIFLQQILTRPREFDVVATMNLNGDYISDALAAQVGGIGIAPGANINYETGHAIFEATHGTAPKYAGQDKVNPSSVILSGVLLLEHLGWNEAANLITASMEKTIASKVVTYDFARLMDGATEVKCSEFGTALIENL; encoded by the coding sequence ATGACGCAAGCAGAAAAAATTTCCGTATCAAATGGTGTACTAAACGTTCCTAACAATCCTATCGTTCCTTTTATCGAGGGAGACGGTATTGGTCCAGATATTTGGGCAGCATCTCAACGCGTATTAGATGCAGCGGTAGAAAAAGCATACGATGGTGAGCGTAAAATTGAATGGAAAGAAGTATTAGCAGGTGAAAAAGCGTTTAACCAAACTGGTGAGTGGTTACCAGAAGCTACGTTAGATGCTGTTCGTGAATACTTTATCGCTATAAAAGGACCTCTAACTACTCCAGTTGGTGGTGGTATTCGTTCTCTTAACGTTGCTTTACGTCAAGAATTAGATTTATTTACATGTCTTCGCCCAGTTCGTTATTTCCAAGGTGTTCCTTCTCCGATTAAACGCCCAGAAGATACAGACATGGTAATCTTCCGTGAGAACACAGAAGATATTTATGCTGGAATTGAGTATGCAAAAGGTAGCGAAGAAGTAGCTAAGCTTATCAGCTTCTTACAAGAAGAAATGGGAGTGAAGAAAATTCGTTTCCCAGAAACTTCAGGTATTGGAATCAAGCCAGTTTCTGAAGAAGGAACTAGCCGTTTAGTTCGTGCTGCTATTAACTATGCAATTAAAGAAGGTCGCAAATCTGTAACATTAGTTCATAAAGGTAACATTATGAAATTTACAGAAGGTGCATTTAAAAACTGGGGTTATGAATTAGCAGAAAAAGAATTCGGAGATCAAGTATTTACTTGGGCTCAGTATGACCGTATTAAGGAAGAACAAGGTACTGACGCTGCAAACACTGCTCAAGCAGAAGCGGAAGCAGCAGGAAAGATTATTGTAAAAGATTCTATTGCAGATATCTTCTTACAACAAATTTTAACTCGCCCTCGTGAGTTTGATGTAGTAGCAACAATGAACTTAAATGGAGATTATATCTCTGACGCTCTTGCTGCTCAAGTAGGTGGAATTGGAATTGCACCAGGTGCAAACATCAACTACGAAACTGGTCATGCAATTTTCGAAGCAACGCACGGAACAGCTCCTAAGTATGCAGGACAAGATAAAGTAAACCCTTCATCCGTTATTCTATCTGGCGTTCTATTACTTGAGCACCTGGGTTGGAACGAAGCGGCTAACTTAATCACTGCTTCAATGGAAAAAACAATTGCTTCTAAAGTTGTAACGTACGACTTCGCACGTCTAATGGACGGAGCAACAGAAGTTAAATGTTCAGAGTTCGGAACAGCATTAATTGAAAACCTATAA
- the pfkA gene encoding 6-phosphofructokinase: MVKRIGVLTSGGDAPGMNAAVRAVVRKAIYHNIEVYGVYQGYQGLISGNIKKLELGSVGDIIQRGGTMLYSARCEEFKTLEGQLKGIEQLKKHGIEGLVVIGGDGSYMGAKKLTEHGYPCVGVPGTIDNDIPGTEFTIGFDTALNTVLDSIDRIRDTATSHERTFIIEVMGRNAGDIALWTGLAGGAETIIIPEEGFSMDDVVARLNKGQERGKKHSVIVVAEGVMSGTEFAEKLKEATDMETRVSVLGHIQRGGSPTAADRVLASRLGARAVELLLDGKGGRAVGIEANKLVDYDIIQALAMKHQVDLDIYRLSKELSI, encoded by the coding sequence ATGGTTAAACGTATTGGTGTATTGACAAGTGGTGGAGACGCACCAGGTATGAATGCTGCTGTTCGTGCTGTTGTACGTAAAGCAATCTATCATAATATTGAAGTCTATGGAGTCTACCAAGGTTACCAAGGATTAATAAGTGGTAACATCAAGAAGCTAGAATTAGGTTCTGTTGGTGATATCATTCAACGTGGTGGAACGATGCTATACTCTGCTCGCTGCGAAGAATTTAAGACACTAGAAGGCCAACTAAAAGGTATTGAACAATTAAAGAAGCATGGCATTGAAGGGCTAGTAGTAATCGGTGGAGACGGCTCTTATATGGGTGCGAAAAAGCTTACTGAGCATGGATATCCATGTGTAGGTGTTCCTGGTACAATCGATAACGATATCCCTGGTACAGAATTTACTATTGGTTTTGATACTGCATTAAATACTGTCCTAGATTCTATCGATCGCATCCGTGATACTGCTACTTCTCATGAACGTACATTTATCATTGAGGTAATGGGACGCAATGCTGGAGATATTGCCTTATGGACTGGTCTTGCTGGTGGAGCTGAAACGATTATCATCCCTGAGGAAGGATTCAGTATGGATGATGTGGTTGCTCGCTTAAACAAAGGTCAAGAGCGTGGTAAAAAACATAGTGTAATCGTAGTGGCTGAAGGTGTAATGAGCGGAACTGAATTTGCTGAGAAATTAAAAGAAGCAACAGATATGGAAACTCGTGTATCAGTTCTTGGTCATATCCAACGTGGTGGCTCTCCAACTGCAGCTGACCGTGTACTTGCTTCTCGTCTTGGTGCTCGTGCTGTGGAACTTCTACTAGATGGCAAGGGTGGACGTGCTGTAGGAATTGAAGCAAATAAGCTAGTAGATTACGATATCATTCAAGCTTTAGCGATGAAACACCAAGTGGATTTAGATATCTACCGTTTATCGAAAGAATTATCCATTTAA
- a CDS encoding FadR/GntR family transcriptional regulator, with protein sequence MALERTNKVYLDIVNQLRDMIAKDGLVAGDKLPSERELSDRLEVGRSSVREALRALELLGLIETRRGEGTFLRDFRDHHLVRLLSTFILQDENVVSDLSEMKTLLEHNALRLILNKHTDLSEVERLLRSNRYGHVDHVFSDILKTADNRLLFRIWTILYDYALQVGQQKSLTEERVETLLQLLHALNQKESARVFALYDQLV encoded by the coding sequence GTGGCGCTTGAGAGGACGAATAAAGTTTACTTAGATATTGTAAATCAATTGCGAGATATGATCGCGAAAGACGGCTTAGTTGCCGGAGATAAATTACCTTCCGAAAGAGAGTTATCTGACAGGTTAGAAGTTGGTAGATCATCTGTCCGCGAGGCTCTACGTGCTTTAGAGTTATTAGGTTTAATTGAGACACGAAGAGGTGAAGGTACTTTTTTAAGAGATTTTCGTGATCATCATCTTGTTCGTCTTTTAAGCACTTTTATTTTACAAGATGAGAATGTTGTTTCTGACTTAAGTGAGATGAAAACACTTTTAGAACATAATGCTCTTCGATTGATACTAAATAAACATACTGATTTGAGTGAAGTAGAAAGACTACTTCGCTCCAATCGCTATGGACATGTTGATCATGTATTTAGTGACATCTTAAAAACAGCAGATAATAGACTACTATTTAGAATTTGGACTATTTTATATGATTATGCATTACAAGTTGGTCAACAAAAGTCTTTGACGGAAGAACGTGTAGAAACACTGCTCCAACTATTGCATGCACTTAATCAAAAGGAATCAGCTAGAGTATTTGCATTATATGATCAACTAGTTTAA